The following is a genomic window from Clostridium sp..
TATAGTTCTGGGTATAGGATGCAGAAAAAATTTTACATCCGGGCTTATGCAAAATACAGTGCTTGAAATTCTTGAAAGCAGGAACATAGATATAAGAGCAGTTGCTGCAGTAGCCACTGTAGACTTAAAAGCAAAGGAGAAGGCAATACTGGATTTAAAAGATTTTCTGGGATGCGGACTTGACATATTTTCACGGGAGGAAATACGTCAAGTGCAGTGTAAATTTGAAGGAAGCGATTTTGTAGAAAAGACCATAGGCGTAAGAGGAGTGTGTCAGCCCTGTGCCTGGCTGTCAGGAGCAGTAAGCCTGACCGGAAAGATAAAGTGCGGCGGCATGACTTTGTGTATAGGAAGGAGAGCTTAGATTTGGGAAAACTGTATGTAATAGGCATAGGGCCTGGAAGTGTGGAAAATATGACACTGAGGGCTGTAAATGCTTTAAAGAAGAGTGAAATTGTAATTGGATATACAAAATATCTGGAAATGATTTCTGAACTGATTGAGGGCAAAAAGATATTTTCCACCGGGATGAGGGGGGAGATAGAAAGATGCAGAAAGGCAGTTCAATTGGCAGAGAATAAAATTGTGTCCATAGTGAGTACCGGCGATTCAGGGGTTTACGGAATGGCTGGACTTGTCCTTGAACTTGGCAAGTGTGACAATATTGAGATAATACCTGGAGTAACGGCATCTCTTGCCGCTGCATCGCTTGTGGGTGCACCTCTCATGCATGACAGCTGCAGCATAAGCCTGAGTGATCTTATGACACCTTATGATGTTATAAAAGGAAGGGTTGAGTTTGCTGCAAAAGGTGATTTTGTAATATCACTCTATAATCCCAAAAGCAAGGGAAGGCCCTTTTATCTTTCAGAGTGTATGGGTATTATAAAAAAATACAGGGATTCAAGTACACCTGTAGCCATTGTAAAAAATGCACTCAGGGAAGGACAGAATGTTGTAATTACTGAACTTGGGAAGTTTTCAGATGAATCAGTGGACATGATGAGCATCGTTATAATCGGAAGCAGCAGCAGCTATATCAAAAAAGGTAAATTTATAACCCCACGTGGATATAATATTAATTGAAGAGGGAGAAAATTATGGTAGAAAATGAAAGGGGAATACTCATAGTCAGCTTCGGCACAAGTATTCCGAAAATATTGAAATCATGCATAGAAAGTACTGAAAATTCTATAAAAAATGCATTCAAGAGCTATGAGGTGAGAAGAGCATTTACGTCGCATATGATAATTGACAAACTCAAGAAGGATTATAATTTAAGTATAGATACAGTGGAAGAAGCACTTGAGGAGATGGAGCTTGACGGCTTCAGGGAGGTATATATCCAACCGCTGCACATAATTCCAGGAGATGAATATGACAAACTGGTTGCAAGTTCGTGTAAATACAGCAGCAGATTTGAAAGTCTTGTTATAGGTAGGCCTGTATTGTATAGACAAAATGATTACAGAATAGCTGTAAAGGCACTAAGAACCCAAATCCAGAAATACTGCAGCCACGGCAGTGCAATAATTTTAATGGGCCATGGATCAAGTCATCCTATAAATGCCAGTTATTCCATGCTTCAATATATGCTGAGGGATGAGGGAATAAATAATGCATATATAGCTACCGTTGAGGGATATCCTGCTCTGGAAAATGTGATTCCACAGCTTGAAGCGAAAAATGTAGAAAAAGTTATGCTGATGCCATTCATGCTCGTAGCTGGGAATCATGCGTTTGAAGATATGGCAGGCAGTTTGCCTGATTCATGGAAAAATATACTTGAGAGAGAAGGTTTTGATGTGAAATGCTATATGCATGGGCTTGGAGAAAATCCGTGCTTTCACAGTATATATATACAGCATTTGAAGGATTCCATAAATGGAAATCCACTTATGAAGGAAGATAGTTATCCTGAGGCTGCAATAGACAGTATAAGAGGGAATGAAAAATGATAGGGCTTATTCTCGGGACATCTGAAGGAAGGGAGATCCTTTCTTTACTCAACAAAGTTACAGATGATATATTTGTATCTACTGCCACTGAATACGGAGGAAGTATATTGAAAAACTACAGGTATAAATACCTGAATTCCACACCTCTTGACTGCAGTGGATTTATCGGAGCTATTGAAAAAAACAACATAGAGCTGATTGTTGATGCGTCACATCCATATGCTGTTGATGTGACTGAAAATTCAATTGAGGCCTGCA
Proteins encoded in this region:
- the cobJ gene encoding precorrin-3B C(17)-methyltransferase gives rise to the protein MGKLYVIGIGPGSVENMTLRAVNALKKSEIVIGYTKYLEMISELIEGKKIFSTGMRGEIERCRKAVQLAENKIVSIVSTGDSGVYGMAGLVLELGKCDNIEIIPGVTASLAAASLVGAPLMHDSCSISLSDLMTPYDVIKGRVEFAAKGDFVISLYNPKSKGRPFYLSECMGIIKKYRDSSTPVAIVKNALREGQNVVITELGKFSDESVDMMSIVIIGSSSSYIKKGKFITPRGYNIN
- a CDS encoding sirohydrochlorin cobaltochelatase, with product MVENERGILIVSFGTSIPKILKSCIESTENSIKNAFKSYEVRRAFTSHMIIDKLKKDYNLSIDTVEEALEEMELDGFREVYIQPLHIIPGDEYDKLVASSCKYSSRFESLVIGRPVLYRQNDYRIAVKALRTQIQKYCSHGSAIILMGHGSSHPINASYSMLQYMLRDEGINNAYIATVEGYPALENVIPQLEAKNVEKVMLMPFMLVAGNHAFEDMAGSLPDSWKNILEREGFDVKCYMHGLGENPCFHSIYIQHLKDSINGNPLMKEDSYPEAAIDSIRGNEK